One window of Solwaraspora sp. WMMA2056 genomic DNA carries:
- a CDS encoding long-chain fatty acid--CoA ligase: MHQHGIGTWLTKRRRMSPDRTALVHGEGSTMTYRQFVDGADRVAAALRHLGVGTGDSVAYLGENSPDFLQVMFGAARLGAVFVPVNTRLAPPEITHVLTDSGARVLIHDPDFAARVAAATGGAAAPRIVVTGLGSAQQPGLARLMEEVEADEAGEVAARQVGMDDPAAIIYTSGTTGRAKGATLTHGNLTWVALNCIVDYDVVSTDVALMISPLFHVASLGMGALPVILKGGTLVLEKGFEPGRALAQIERYGVTMLSGVPTTYQMMAEHPNWSSTDLSSLTKLTCGGSAVPVRILDAYEQRGLSFSQGYGMTEASPGATALPPAMTRAKQGSVGLPHFFTDVRIASGDGTPVPAGAIGEIEIAGPNVFPGYHRLPEATAAAFTSDGWLRSGDLGYLDDDGYLYIAGRLKDMIISGGENIYPPELELLLSEVDGVTGAAVIGVPDPRWGEVPWAIVTVREGASVDLGTVREFLDGRIARYKMPKNLVIVDELPRTASGKVRKAELRARFAG, from the coding sequence ATGCACCAGCACGGGATCGGCACCTGGTTGACCAAGCGCCGCCGCATGTCACCCGACCGGACCGCCCTCGTCCACGGCGAGGGGTCGACCATGACGTACCGGCAGTTCGTCGACGGCGCGGACCGGGTCGCGGCGGCGCTGCGCCACCTCGGCGTCGGCACCGGCGACAGCGTCGCCTACCTCGGGGAGAACAGCCCGGACTTTCTCCAGGTGATGTTCGGGGCCGCGCGGCTGGGCGCGGTGTTCGTCCCGGTCAACACCCGCCTCGCGCCGCCGGAGATCACGCACGTGCTCACCGACAGCGGTGCCCGGGTCCTGATCCACGACCCCGACTTCGCGGCCCGGGTCGCTGCCGCCACCGGTGGGGCGGCGGCGCCACGGATCGTCGTCACCGGCCTCGGCAGTGCGCAGCAGCCCGGACTGGCCCGACTGATGGAAGAGGTCGAGGCCGACGAGGCAGGCGAGGTCGCCGCACGCCAGGTGGGCATGGACGACCCGGCCGCGATCATCTACACGTCGGGTACCACCGGCCGGGCCAAGGGCGCGACGCTGACCCACGGCAACCTGACCTGGGTCGCGCTCAACTGCATCGTCGACTACGACGTGGTCTCCACGGACGTCGCGTTGATGATCTCGCCGCTGTTCCACGTCGCCTCCCTGGGCATGGGGGCGTTGCCGGTGATCCTCAAGGGCGGGACGCTCGTGCTGGAGAAGGGCTTCGAACCGGGCCGGGCGCTGGCCCAGATCGAACGGTACGGCGTGACGATGCTCAGCGGCGTGCCGACCACGTACCAGATGATGGCCGAGCATCCGAACTGGTCGTCCACCGACCTGTCGTCGTTGACGAAACTCACCTGCGGCGGGTCGGCGGTGCCGGTGCGGATCCTCGACGCGTACGAGCAGCGGGGGTTGTCGTTCTCGCAGGGTTACGGCATGACCGAGGCCTCGCCGGGGGCAACCGCGCTGCCACCGGCGATGACCCGCGCGAAGCAGGGCAGCGTCGGCCTGCCGCACTTCTTCACCGACGTGCGGATCGCCAGCGGCGACGGTACGCCGGTGCCGGCCGGCGCCATCGGCGAGATCGAGATCGCCGGGCCGAACGTGTTCCCCGGCTACCACCGGCTGCCGGAGGCGACGGCGGCGGCGTTCACCTCGGACGGCTGGTTGCGGTCCGGGGACCTCGGCTACCTGGACGACGACGGTTACCTGTACATCGCGGGCCGGCTCAAGGACATGATCATCTCAGGCGGCGAGAACATCTACCCGCCAGAGCTCGAGCTGCTGCTCAGCGAGGTCGACGGGGTGACGGGGGCGGCCGTGATCGGCGTACCTGACCCCCGCTGGGGCGAGGTGCCCTGGGCGATCGTGACGGTCCGCGAGGGTGCCAGCGTCGACCTCGGGACGGTACGCGAATTCCTCGACGGCCGGATCGCCCGCTACAAGATGCCGAAGAACCTGGTCATCGTGGACGAGCTGCCGAGGACCGCCTCGGGGAAGGTGCGGAAGGCCGAGCTGCGGGCCCGGTTCGCCGGCTGA
- a CDS encoding ABC transporter substrate-binding protein: MKKTLTLGLIATVAFALTACTDSDAPPTDQADDDLRQVRVAALPITETAALWGGIEAGIFAEHGLAVEVLPAQGGAQAIPALINGDIDFAIGQPFGPFRADLQDLGVVMIGNYASSYADGDDINAVVASAQSGITRPAELAGRRVAVNSLGAAGDVTIMAAVEQDGGDPTAIQFVEVAFPDVPAQLEANNIDAAWVPEPFVTQLRGRGDVLVVEPYQAVIPGLATLTTITTAERLESDADLIADFSTAMEQTLQWAQDSANEAAVRQAIKDNLELPEAVADSVRLPEFGWELDRASLETLATLAGEYGVLEQQPDFDRLIQQQ, from the coding sequence ATGAAGAAGACCCTCACCCTCGGGTTGATCGCCACCGTCGCGTTCGCCCTTACCGCCTGCACCGATTCTGACGCGCCCCCGACCGACCAGGCCGACGACGACCTGCGTCAGGTCCGCGTCGCGGCGCTACCGATCACGGAGACCGCCGCGCTCTGGGGCGGTATCGAGGCCGGCATCTTCGCCGAGCACGGTCTCGCGGTCGAGGTGCTGCCCGCACAGGGCGGCGCACAGGCGATTCCCGCCCTGATCAACGGAGACATCGACTTCGCCATCGGCCAGCCGTTCGGTCCGTTCCGCGCCGATCTGCAGGATCTCGGCGTCGTGATGATCGGCAACTACGCCTCCTCCTACGCCGACGGCGACGACATCAACGCGGTCGTGGCGTCGGCGCAGTCCGGCATCACCCGGCCCGCCGAGCTCGCTGGCCGCCGGGTGGCCGTCAACAGCCTCGGTGCCGCCGGCGACGTGACGATCATGGCTGCGGTGGAGCAGGACGGCGGCGACCCGACCGCCATCCAGTTCGTCGAGGTCGCCTTCCCCGACGTCCCCGCCCAGTTGGAAGCGAACAACATCGACGCCGCCTGGGTGCCGGAGCCGTTCGTCACCCAGCTGCGCGGTCGGGGCGACGTCCTCGTCGTGGAGCCCTATCAGGCGGTCATCCCCGGACTCGCCACCCTGACGACGATCACCACCGCCGAGCGCCTCGAGTCCGACGCCGATCTGATCGCCGACTTCTCCACCGCGATGGAGCAGACGCTGCAGTGGGCGCAGGACTCCGCCAACGAGGCGGCAGTGCGCCAGGCGATCAAGGACAACCTGGAGCTGCCCGAGGCGGTCGCCGACTCGGTGCGGCTGCCGGAGTTCGGCTGGGAGCTCGACCGGGCGAGCCTGGAGACGCTCGCGACCCTCGCGGGCGAGTACGGCGTCCTGGAGCAGCAGCCGGACTTCGACCGCCTCATCCAGCAGCAGTAG
- a CDS encoding ABC transporter permease — protein sequence MTASAVPADGAARRPRRRPSAVRRIVENLLYSFGLPFLLLVVWGLASTSSSNRFFPGPVPILDAFVATWVGPAFVSDVLPSLYRLALGIVASIVLGIAAGTLIGLFRWLRELLEPLLEFFRAIPPPVLIPVVMLLLGITDTMRVVVIVSGALWPILLNTIDGVRATDSVMSETADSFQITWWERLWFLVLPAASPRIMAGVRQGLSVALILMVISEMFASSAGLGYRIAYFQRNYLIAEMWSGILLLGLVGVLLAVTFGVVERRVLRWYHGAREINRA from the coding sequence GTGACCGCGTCAGCCGTACCCGCCGACGGGGCCGCTCGCCGACCGCGTCGGCGGCCCTCCGCCGTCCGGCGGATCGTCGAGAATCTGCTCTACTCCTTCGGCCTGCCCTTCCTGCTGCTGGTCGTCTGGGGGCTGGCGTCGACGTCGTCGTCGAACCGGTTCTTCCCCGGGCCGGTGCCGATCCTCGACGCGTTCGTCGCCACCTGGGTCGGTCCCGCGTTCGTCTCCGACGTGCTGCCGAGCCTGTACCGGCTGGCCCTGGGGATCGTCGCCTCGATCGTGCTCGGCATCGCCGCCGGTACGCTCATCGGCCTGTTCCGGTGGCTGCGGGAACTACTCGAACCGCTGCTGGAGTTCTTCCGGGCGATCCCGCCGCCGGTGCTGATCCCGGTCGTGATGCTGCTGCTGGGCATCACCGACACGATGCGGGTGGTGGTGATCGTCTCCGGGGCGCTCTGGCCGATCCTGCTGAACACGATCGACGGTGTCCGCGCAACCGACTCGGTCATGTCCGAGACCGCCGACTCGTTCCAGATCACCTGGTGGGAGCGGCTGTGGTTCCTGGTGCTGCCGGCGGCCAGCCCGCGCATCATGGCCGGCGTGCGCCAAGGGCTGTCGGTCGCGCTCATCCTGATGGTGATCTCGGAGATGTTCGCGTCCTCCGCCGGACTCGGCTACCGGATCGCCTACTTCCAACGCAACTACCTCATCGCCGAGATGTGGAGCGGCATCCTGCTGCTCGGCCTCGTCGGTGTCCTGCTCGCGGTCACCTTCGGTGTCGTCGAGCGGCGCGTGCTGCGCTGGTACCACGGAGCAAGGGAGATCAATCGTGCCTGA
- a CDS encoding ABC transporter ATP-binding protein, translated as MPERSVLLRVEHLRKVYESANGDVEAIGDISFTMHAGELVCIVGPSGCGKTTLLKCLAGLLRPTSGRIEMDGAPVTGPSPAMAVVFQEYGRSLYPWLTVRGNVELPLRHKRLSRSQRGKLVTDALEAVGLGHAARSHPWQLSGGMQQRVAIARAVAYHPEVLIMDEPFAAVDAQTRADLEDLVRQLHTDRKISIVFVTHDIDESVYLGERVLVLSKSPTWVQEDLAIDLPAERDQITTRALPRFTQLRTQIYGQIQRAKRGETATA; from the coding sequence GTGCCTGAGCGGAGCGTCCTGCTGCGGGTGGAACACCTGCGCAAGGTCTACGAGTCGGCGAACGGCGACGTCGAGGCGATCGGCGACATCAGCTTCACGATGCACGCCGGTGAACTCGTCTGCATCGTGGGGCCGTCGGGCTGCGGCAAGACGACCCTGCTGAAGTGCCTGGCCGGTCTGCTGCGTCCCACCAGCGGGCGCATCGAGATGGACGGGGCCCCGGTCACCGGCCCGAGCCCCGCGATGGCCGTCGTCTTCCAGGAGTACGGTCGCAGCCTCTACCCCTGGCTGACGGTCCGGGGCAACGTCGAGCTGCCGCTGCGGCACAAGCGGCTCTCCCGCAGCCAACGGGGCAAACTCGTCACCGACGCCCTCGAGGCGGTGGGTCTGGGCCACGCGGCCCGCAGCCACCCCTGGCAACTGTCCGGCGGCATGCAGCAGCGGGTGGCGATCGCCCGGGCCGTCGCGTACCACCCGGAAGTGCTGATCATGGACGAGCCGTTCGCTGCGGTCGACGCCCAGACCCGGGCGGACCTGGAGGATCTGGTACGGCAGCTGCACACCGACCGCAAGATATCGATCGTCTTCGTCACCCACGACATCGACGAGTCGGTCTATCTGGGCGAGCGGGTGCTCGTGTTGTCGAAGTCGCCGACCTGGGTGCAGGAGGACCTCGCGATCGACCTTCCGGCCGAGCGCGATCAGATCACCACCCGGGCGCTACCTCGGTTCACCCAACTGCGGACGCAGATCTACGGACAGATCCAGCGGGCCAAGCGGGGGGAGACCGCCACCGCCTGA
- a CDS encoding ABC transporter permease: MHVLSIRRPRSLRKAVLGVVGLTGFLVVWQLIPTLGLVNSQYLPYVTDVVARLAEEFRDLAFWRRLGSTMTAWAIGLGVATVAAVALGTLVGLVPALRRATHTMVEFLRPIPSVALIPLAVLLFGIQLQAALVIIIYASFWQVFVQVIYGVADVDTVARDTARSFDLTHRERLFYLVLPTALPYLMTGVRLAAAVALILAITAEMVIGNPGLGRMIELSRSAGDAVGLYAFVVVTGLLGLGVNLVFRFIERRSLSWHQSVRGEEVQ; encoded by the coding sequence ATGCACGTTCTGTCCATCCGACGTCCCCGTTCACTGCGCAAGGCGGTGCTGGGCGTCGTCGGACTGACCGGGTTCCTCGTCGTCTGGCAGCTGATCCCGACGCTCGGCCTGGTGAATTCGCAGTACCTGCCGTATGTCACGGACGTAGTCGCACGACTCGCCGAAGAGTTTCGTGACCTCGCCTTCTGGCGGCGGCTCGGGTCCACCATGACCGCCTGGGCGATCGGGCTGGGAGTAGCGACCGTGGCCGCTGTCGCTCTGGGCACGCTCGTCGGTCTGGTGCCGGCCCTGCGCAGGGCCACCCACACGATGGTCGAGTTCCTGCGCCCGATCCCGTCGGTCGCGCTCATCCCGCTGGCCGTGCTGCTGTTCGGCATTCAGCTGCAGGCGGCCCTCGTGATCATCATCTACGCGTCGTTCTGGCAGGTGTTCGTGCAGGTGATCTACGGCGTCGCCGACGTCGACACGGTCGCTCGCGACACCGCGCGCAGCTTCGACCTGACCCACCGTGAGCGGTTGTTCTACCTGGTGCTACCGACCGCCCTGCCGTATCTGATGACCGGTGTCCGGCTGGCCGCCGCGGTCGCGCTCATCCTGGCCATCACGGCCGAGATGGTGATCGGCAACCCCGGACTCGGCCGCATGATCGAGTTGTCCCGCTCCGCCGGCGACGCCGTCGGGCTCTACGCCTTCGTCGTGGTGACCGGGCTGCTCGGGCTCGGCGTCAACCTGGTCTTCCGGTTCATCGAGCGGCGCTCGCTCTCCTGGCACCAGTCGGTACGCGGAGAGGAGGTCCAGTGA
- a CDS encoding PaaX family transcriptional regulator C-terminal domain-containing protein, which yields MRSRQPKQLLLAFFGEHVVDDDPGPIRASVLIGVLEGAGVAAPATRATLDRLVQTGVLARSRQGREIRFSLTGHGAAVLREATDRVRGPRPFDPQGPGWTLVTFTIPEGQRTLRHRLRSTLTWEGFAPLRDGLWLAPGEVDLAGSLEPLRRDLPAGTVVAFHARELGEFPIADSVRAAWDIESIRREHLAFIDVWDDPAAATQATSALSVRTMLVADWLALLRADPRLPRQFMDAQWPATRSTQVYRRMHGQLAAPSAAEFAALVGGVDGVSRRTGPAARPSAPSPRRSSAARPR from the coding sequence GTGCGTAGTCGACAACCGAAACAGTTGCTGCTCGCCTTCTTCGGGGAGCACGTCGTCGACGACGACCCCGGTCCGATCCGCGCGAGTGTGCTGATCGGCGTTCTCGAAGGTGCCGGCGTCGCCGCCCCGGCGACCCGGGCCACCCTCGACCGGCTCGTGCAGACCGGCGTCCTTGCCCGCAGCCGGCAGGGCAGGGAGATCCGCTTCTCGCTCACCGGGCACGGAGCGGCGGTGCTGCGCGAGGCGACCGACCGGGTCCGTGGTCCGCGGCCGTTCGATCCGCAGGGCCCCGGGTGGACGCTGGTCACGTTCACCATCCCGGAGGGCCAACGGACCCTGCGCCATCGACTGCGGTCGACGTTGACCTGGGAAGGGTTCGCGCCGTTGCGCGACGGGCTGTGGCTGGCCCCCGGCGAGGTCGACCTGGCCGGCTCGCTGGAGCCGCTGCGCCGGGACCTGCCGGCCGGCACCGTCGTCGCCTTCCACGCCCGGGAGCTCGGCGAGTTCCCGATCGCCGACAGCGTCCGGGCCGCCTGGGACATCGAATCGATCCGCCGGGAGCACCTCGCGTTCATCGACGTCTGGGACGACCCGGCGGCGGCGACACAGGCGACCAGTGCGTTGTCCGTACGGACGATGCTCGTGGCGGACTGGCTCGCGTTGCTGCGGGCCGACCCCCGGCTGCCCCGGCAGTTCATGGACGCACAGTGGCCCGCCACCCGGTCGACACAGGTCTACCGTCGAATGCACGGACAGCTGGCCGCTCCGTCGGCCGCGGAGTTCGCCGCGCTCGTCGGAGGGGTCGACGGAGTCAGCCGGCGAACCGGGCCCGCAGCTCGGCCTTCCGCACCTTCCCCGAGGCGGTCCTCGGCAGCTCGTCCACGATGA
- a CDS encoding glycosyltransferase: MPRCSVIIPTYNRRRLLEYTLTSLTRQSLPRDEFEVLVVDDGSADGTGEMVQGFADRFDLRYFFQADTGSRAAAARNLGITEARSDICVFLDDGVIAHSGCLRAHVDTHEAHAGPVAVIGYAYCLLLHERESGRMNRTLDYADADGSIALVRERGLWPDIREDFYAKYGDDFGDLPAPWVVYFTCNTSANTDQVRAVGMFDESFEGWGGEDLDLGYRLHRAGARIVLNRDAASLHVPHPLASRAREAANYRYMVEKYGTPIMSLMPGFSTLEVHPLNINDIIRERGLPSCAEYELQRR; this comes from the coding sequence ATGCCCCGGTGCAGTGTGATCATTCCGACCTACAACCGACGGCGGTTGCTCGAGTACACCTTGACGTCACTGACCCGCCAGTCGCTGCCCCGCGACGAGTTCGAGGTGCTGGTCGTCGACGACGGATCCGCCGACGGCACCGGTGAGATGGTGCAGGGCTTCGCCGACCGGTTCGACCTACGCTACTTCTTCCAGGCCGACACCGGGTCGCGGGCGGCCGCCGCCCGCAACCTGGGCATCACCGAGGCGCGGTCGGACATCTGCGTCTTCCTCGACGACGGGGTCATCGCCCACTCAGGATGTCTACGGGCGCACGTCGACACCCACGAGGCCCACGCCGGGCCGGTCGCCGTGATCGGGTACGCCTACTGCCTGCTGCTGCACGAACGCGAGTCCGGACGGATGAACCGGACGTTGGACTACGCCGACGCCGACGGATCGATCGCACTGGTCCGCGAGCGTGGGCTGTGGCCGGACATCCGGGAGGACTTCTACGCCAAGTACGGCGACGACTTCGGTGACCTGCCCGCCCCCTGGGTCGTCTACTTCACCTGCAACACCTCCGCGAACACCGACCAGGTACGGGCGGTCGGCATGTTCGACGAGTCGTTCGAGGGCTGGGGTGGTGAGGACCTCGACCTGGGCTACCGGCTGCACCGGGCCGGCGCTCGGATCGTGCTGAACCGGGACGCCGCCAGCCTGCACGTGCCGCATCCGCTGGCCTCGCGGGCACGGGAGGCGGCGAACTACCGCTACATGGTCGAAAAGTACGGTACCCCCATCATGTCGTTGATGCCCGGTTTCTCCACCCTGGAGGTTCACCCGCTCAACATCAACGACATCATCCGGGAGCGCGGCCTGCCCAGCTGCGCCGAGTACGAATTGCAGCGCCGATGA
- a CDS encoding DUF899 domain-containing protein, whose product MTRQIVARHDWLTARKELLAKEEEAARMWAAVAEQRRQLPAVKIEKEYVFDGPTGTATLLDLFDGRRQLITYHFMFDPAWDEGCKHCSFLADNIGHLSHLHSRDTTLVLVSRAPATKIAAFRERMGWSVPWYSSYGSSFNYDFHVTLDESVAPVTYNFKDKATLEADGEVWFTQGEQGGVSVFLRDGDTVLHTYSAYAHSTDLLHGTYNYLDLTALGRQDAPGRPWLRHHDRYDGNGAA is encoded by the coding sequence ATGACTCGACAGATCGTCGCTCGACACGATTGGCTCACCGCACGCAAGGAACTGCTGGCCAAGGAGGAGGAGGCCGCCCGGATGTGGGCGGCGGTGGCCGAGCAGCGTCGACAGCTACCGGCGGTGAAGATCGAAAAGGAGTACGTCTTCGACGGCCCGACCGGCACGGCGACCCTGCTGGACCTGTTCGACGGCCGGCGGCAACTGATCACGTACCACTTCATGTTCGACCCGGCCTGGGACGAAGGCTGCAAGCACTGTTCCTTCCTCGCCGACAACATCGGCCACCTGTCTCACCTGCACTCCCGGGACACCACGCTCGTCCTCGTGTCCCGGGCCCCGGCCACGAAGATCGCCGCGTTCCGCGAGCGGATGGGCTGGTCCGTGCCGTGGTACTCGTCGTACGGCAGCTCCTTCAACTACGACTTCCACGTCACGCTCGACGAGTCGGTGGCACCGGTGACGTACAACTTCAAGGACAAGGCGACGCTCGAGGCCGACGGCGAGGTCTGGTTCACCCAGGGTGAGCAGGGCGGGGTCAGCGTGTTCCTGCGCGACGGTGACACCGTGCTGCACACCTACTCCGCTTACGCACACAGCACCGACCTGCTGCACGGCACCTACAACTACCTCGACCTGACCGCGCTCGGCCGACAGGACGCGCCCGGTCGTCCCTGGCTGCGCCACCACGACCGGTACGACGGGAACGGAGCGGCCTGA
- a CDS encoding family 16 glycoside hydrolase, which yields MSPHPPRFRRPVTFAAAAVMLGSLATVGASPAAAQSTDLPPQEPGVTLRTYDVRVPLSEICTLKPGQTPNVDKLMPVVDWSTAADFGFEDNFVTHALANLHIATAGTYTFRLTSDDGSRLYIDDAVVVDHDGLHGATSMDGAVTLTEGHHALRVEYFEAGGGQQLTLAWQPPGAADFVVVPSSVLSTDAGVVRVTAPGRKECQGVTDTPGDGLPLDGVHPDYTLTDLRPDGFQPQVSGMAWTADGRLVIATWGGSEQFSGEVYIVENVTGDSGPDEVTYKRVASGLNEPMGVAVVDGMIYVSQKHELTELRDTNGDDVADELRTVASWPYGGNFHEFAFGLLYKGGNFYLNLSVAIDYGGATTNPQPVANRGTSVVVNRRTGKVSYVAGGLRTPNGIGWGPDNELFVTDNQGGYLPASKLVHIQPDQFFNHYTNPAGPYDANPVTQPALWLPQNEIANSPSTPVLLKKGPYRGQFLIGDVTYGGLQRAYLEKVKDQYQGAVFRHTQGLEAGVNRVTLGPDGAIYVGGLGADGNWGQPGKLRYGLQKLTPNDNRTFDMKSMSATPNGFKIEYTRPLSTATIQDIAGRYQVEQWRYAPTPTYGGPKVDEESLRVSGVKVSNDRRTVWLTIDGLQQGRVVHLRSPRSFTASNGEQLWSTEAWYTLNAIPGVQPDRVFYEAEEGHRQGSARVDTEHAGFSGVGFVAGFGDLNAATTVHVDVKRNGEYEVGLRYSNGPNPFSGDKTVSIYVNGEKVRQTVLPSTVTWKEWATKSELLTLRKGVNAIQYRVETGDTGHVNLDLVTVRQPGERIVLFDGGDLAEWQHTDGRSASWPRLADGSMEVCCGDLRTRQAFGDFRLHVEFKVPQLPADVTGQNRGNSGVYLQERYEIQILDSYGDPTLDTNEAGAIYLQKAPDVNAARPADTWQTYDITYRAARYDGAGTKTEDARVTLVWNGVTVHDDVAITGPTGGNIPEGPATGSIRLQDHQNAVQYRNIWIEPLS from the coding sequence ATGTCTCCACACCCACCACGATTCCGTCGACCAGTCACGTTCGCCGCCGCCGCGGTCATGCTCGGTTCGTTGGCCACCGTCGGCGCGTCGCCGGCCGCCGCCCAGAGCACCGACCTGCCACCGCAGGAACCAGGCGTGACGCTGCGTACCTACGACGTGCGGGTACCGCTGTCGGAGATCTGTACTCTCAAGCCTGGCCAGACCCCCAACGTCGACAAGCTGATGCCGGTCGTCGACTGGTCCACCGCCGCCGACTTCGGCTTCGAGGACAACTTCGTCACGCACGCGCTCGCCAACCTGCACATCGCCACCGCGGGGACCTACACCTTCCGGCTGACCAGCGACGACGGCTCCCGGCTCTACATCGACGACGCGGTGGTGGTCGACCACGACGGGCTGCACGGTGCCACCTCCATGGACGGCGCGGTCACCCTGACCGAGGGACACCACGCGCTGCGGGTCGAGTACTTCGAGGCCGGCGGCGGCCAGCAGCTCACCCTGGCGTGGCAGCCACCGGGCGCGGCGGACTTCGTCGTCGTGCCCAGCTCCGTGCTGAGCACCGACGCCGGCGTGGTCCGGGTGACCGCGCCCGGCCGCAAGGAGTGCCAGGGGGTCACCGACACTCCCGGCGACGGGCTTCCGCTGGACGGGGTGCACCCCGACTACACCCTGACCGACCTGCGCCCGGACGGCTTCCAACCACAGGTCTCCGGAATGGCCTGGACCGCCGACGGTCGGCTGGTCATCGCCACCTGGGGCGGCAGCGAACAGTTCAGCGGCGAGGTCTACATCGTCGAGAACGTCACCGGGGACAGCGGCCCGGACGAGGTGACCTACAAGCGGGTCGCCAGTGGCCTCAACGAGCCGATGGGCGTGGCCGTCGTCGACGGCATGATCTACGTCTCGCAGAAGCACGAGCTCACCGAGCTGCGCGACACCAACGGCGACGACGTCGCCGACGAACTGCGGACGGTCGCCAGCTGGCCGTACGGCGGAAACTTCCACGAGTTCGCCTTCGGGCTGCTCTACAAGGGCGGCAACTTCTACCTGAACCTGTCGGTGGCGATCGACTACGGCGGCGCGACCACCAACCCGCAGCCGGTGGCCAACCGGGGGACCAGTGTCGTGGTGAACCGACGTACCGGCAAGGTCAGCTACGTCGCCGGTGGGCTGCGTACCCCCAACGGCATCGGCTGGGGGCCGGACAACGAGCTGTTCGTCACCGACAACCAGGGCGGCTACCTGCCGGCCAGCAAGTTGGTCCATATCCAACCCGACCAGTTCTTCAACCACTACACCAACCCGGCCGGGCCGTACGACGCCAACCCGGTGACCCAGCCCGCGCTCTGGCTGCCGCAGAACGAGATCGCCAACTCGCCCAGCACCCCGGTGCTGCTCAAGAAGGGCCCGTACCGGGGGCAGTTCCTGATCGGCGACGTCACCTACGGTGGGCTGCAGCGGGCGTACCTGGAGAAGGTCAAGGACCAGTACCAGGGCGCGGTGTTCCGGCACACCCAGGGCCTGGAGGCCGGCGTCAACCGGGTCACCCTCGGCCCGGACGGTGCCATCTACGTCGGTGGGCTCGGCGCCGACGGCAACTGGGGCCAGCCCGGCAAGCTGCGGTACGGCCTGCAGAAGCTCACCCCGAACGACAACCGTACGTTCGACATGAAGTCGATGAGCGCCACCCCGAACGGCTTCAAGATCGAGTACACCCGGCCGCTGTCCACGGCGACCATTCAGGACATCGCCGGGCGCTACCAGGTCGAGCAGTGGCGCTACGCGCCGACCCCGACCTACGGAGGCCCGAAGGTCGACGAGGAGTCGCTGCGGGTCAGTGGGGTCAAGGTCTCCAACGACCGGCGGACGGTCTGGCTGACCATCGACGGGCTCCAGCAGGGCCGCGTGGTGCATCTGCGCTCGCCCCGGTCGTTCACCGCGTCCAACGGCGAGCAGCTGTGGAGCACCGAGGCCTGGTACACCCTCAACGCCATCCCCGGTGTCCAGCCCGACCGGGTCTTCTACGAGGCCGAGGAGGGCCACCGCCAGGGCAGCGCCCGGGTCGACACCGAGCACGCCGGCTTCTCCGGGGTCGGCTTCGTCGCCGGGTTCGGGGACCTCAACGCCGCGACGACCGTACACGTCGACGTGAAGCGCAACGGCGAGTACGAGGTGGGGCTGCGCTACAGCAACGGTCCCAACCCGTTCTCCGGCGACAAGACCGTCAGCATCTACGTCAACGGCGAGAAGGTACGCCAGACGGTCCTGCCGTCCACCGTCACCTGGAAGGAGTGGGCGACCAAGTCCGAGCTGCTGACGTTGCGCAAGGGTGTCAACGCCATCCAGTACCGGGTGGAGACCGGCGACACCGGACACGTCAACCTGGACCTGGTGACCGTGCGTCAGCCCGGCGAACGGATCGTGCTGTTCGACGGTGGCGACCTGGCGGAGTGGCAGCACACCGACGGGCGTTCGGCGAGCTGGCCGCGACTGGCCGACGGGTCGATGGAGGTCTGCTGCGGCGATCTGCGTACCCGCCAGGCGTTCGGCGACTTCCGGTTGCACGTCGAGTTCAAGGTGCCGCAGCTGCCGGCCGACGTGACCGGGCAGAACCGCGGAAACAGCGGTGTCTACCTGCAGGAACGCTACGAGATCCAGATCCTCGACTCGTACGGTGACCCGACCCTGGACACCAACGAGGCAGGTGCGATCTACCTGCAGAAGGCGCCGGACGTCAACGCCGCGCGGCCGGCGGACACCTGGCAGACGTACGACATCACCTACCGGGCCGCCCGTTACGACGGTGCCGGTACCAAGACCGAGGATGCCCGGGTGACGCTGGTCTGGAACGGCGTGACCGTCCACGACGATGTCGCCATCACCGGTCCGACCGGCGGCAACATCCCCGAGGGGCCGGCCACCGGATCCATCAGGTTGCAGGACCACCAGAACGCCGTGCAGTACCGCAACATCTGGATCGAGCCGTTGAGCTGA